Proteins co-encoded in one Actinomycetota bacterium genomic window:
- a CDS encoding fumarylacetoacetate hydrolase family protein, with the protein MALWRVLADGRPRLARGPADGGPAELLGAGATLDDVLGGDPGALERLLDGPGGPAPEGLAVLAPLGGQPVWAAGVTFRRSRDARLEESRGLDAYDKVYEAERPELFLKALPGTARGPGQPIGVRADSDWDVPEPELAVVADRRGEIVAFTIGDDVSSRSIEGENPLYLPQAKLYAGSCAVGPCLVPVGEAPDPAAMEITLTIERDGDELFADRCAVADMKRSLAELVDWLWRGQDLPLGAVLLTGTSIVPPPELTLWPGDRVTVAVSGLGRLVNPVELVDASPLASRRGGPGS; encoded by the coding sequence GTGGCGCTGTGGCGGGTGCTGGCGGACGGGCGGCCCCGGCTGGCCCGCGGCCCGGCGGACGGGGGGCCGGCCGAGCTGCTGGGCGCCGGGGCGACCCTCGACGACGTCCTCGGCGGCGACCCGGGCGCCCTGGAGCGGCTGCTCGACGGGCCGGGCGGGCCGGCCCCCGAGGGCCTGGCGGTGCTGGCCCCGCTGGGCGGCCAGCCGGTCTGGGCGGCCGGGGTGACCTTCCGGCGCAGCCGCGACGCCCGCCTGGAGGAGTCCCGCGGCCTGGACGCCTACGACAAGGTCTACGAGGCCGAGCGGCCCGAGCTGTTCCTCAAGGCGCTGCCGGGCACGGCCCGGGGGCCGGGCCAGCCGATCGGCGTGCGGGCCGACTCCGACTGGGACGTGCCCGAGCCCGAGCTGGCGGTGGTGGCCGACCGGCGCGGCGAGATCGTCGCCTTCACCATCGGCGACGACGTCTCCTCCCGCTCCATCGAGGGCGAGAACCCCCTGTACCTGCCCCAGGCCAAGCTGTACGCGGGCAGCTGCGCCGTCGGCCCCTGCCTGGTCCCGGTCGGCGAGGCGCCCGACCCGGCGGCCATGGAGATCACCCTGACCATCGAGCGCGACGGGGACGAGCTGTTCGCCGACCGCTGCGCCGTGGCCGACATGAAGCGGAGCCTTGCCGAGCTGGTCGACTGGCTCTGGCGCGGCCAGGACCTGCCGCTGGGCGCGGTCCTGCTCACCGGCACCTCGATCGTGCCCCCACCGGAGCTGACCCTATGGCCCGGCGACCGGGTGACGGTCGCCGTCAGTGGCCTCGGCCGGCTCGTCAACCCGGTGGAGCTGGTCGACGCCAGCCCGCTGGCTAGCCGCCGGGGCGGACCAGGATCTTGA
- a CDS encoding alcohol dehydrogenase catalytic domain-containing protein produces MRALVVEGPGVAAVTDVPEPVPGPGEVVVAVDAAGICGSDVELLDGRRPAAYVSYPVVPGHEWAGRVAAVGPEVAGLAPGDPVVAEGLRSCGICDRCAEGRTNLCGAGYAETGFTLPGALAERLVVPAGLVHRLPADRPLEAAALLEPAACVASGLLETGMPLPGQRVAVVGDGPLGLLALLLLRTASPAELVLVGGGRPGRSALGPGCGATRVVAAGDGPAALSGRFDAVVEATNHPSGAAAALALLRRGGSALLLGISGLGRAAIDPDTVSLGQLRVQGGFAASRAAWRWVVELYAAGVLDPAPLVTHRFGLEEAAGAFAALADPGGDAVKILVRPGG; encoded by the coding sequence GTGCGCGCGCTGGTGGTGGAGGGGCCCGGGGTGGCCGCCGTCACCGACGTGCCCGAGCCCGTCCCGGGGCCGGGCGAGGTGGTGGTGGCGGTCGACGCCGCCGGGATCTGCGGCTCCGACGTCGAGCTGCTCGACGGCCGGCGGCCGGCCGCCTACGTCAGCTACCCGGTGGTGCCCGGGCACGAGTGGGCCGGCCGGGTCGCGGCCGTGGGCCCGGAGGTGGCCGGCCTCGCCCCGGGCGACCCGGTGGTGGCCGAGGGGCTGCGGTCCTGCGGGATCTGCGACCGCTGCGCCGAGGGCCGGACCAACCTCTGCGGCGCCGGCTACGCCGAGACCGGCTTCACCCTCCCCGGGGCCCTGGCCGAGCGGCTGGTCGTCCCCGCCGGCCTCGTCCACCGCCTGCCGGCCGACCGGCCGCTGGAGGCGGCCGCCCTGCTGGAGCCGGCCGCCTGCGTGGCCAGCGGGCTGCTGGAGACGGGCATGCCCCTGCCCGGCCAGCGGGTCGCGGTCGTCGGCGACGGCCCCCTCGGCCTGCTCGCCCTGCTCCTGCTGAGGACGGCCAGCCCGGCCGAGCTGGTGCTGGTGGGCGGCGGCCGGCCGGGCCGGTCCGCCCTCGGCCCCGGCTGCGGCGCCACCCGGGTGGTGGCCGCCGGCGACGGCCCGGCCGCCCTGTCCGGCCGCTTCGACGCCGTGGTCGAGGCGACCAACCACCCGAGCGGGGCCGCGGCCGCCCTGGCCCTGCTCCGCCGGGGCGGCAGCGCGCTCCTGCTCGGCATCTCCGGCCTCGGGCGGGCCGCCATCGACCCGGACACGGTCAGCCTGGGCCAGCTCCGCGTCCAGGGGGGCTTCGCCGCCTCCCGGGCCGCCTGGCGCTGGGTCGTCGAGCTCTATGCCGCCGGGGTCCTCGACCCGGCGCCGCTGGTGACGCACCGCTTCGGCCTCGAGGAGGCCGCCGGGGCGTTCGCCGCCCTGGCCGACCCCGGCGGGGACGCGGTCAAGATCCTGGTCCGCCCCGGCGGCTAG
- a CDS encoding ATP-binding cassette domain-containing protein has product MTGSDAPNGEALRVEHLAKRFGGVTALRDVNLRLGRGEVLGLIGDNGAGKSTLIKIICGFHQPDAGKLFVGGEEVVLKSVDHARTLGIDTVYQDLALVNELSVYHNMFLNREMVRWPLLSNRRMRRLAREHLEDMGVNIPSVEDEVAKLSGGQRQAIAVARSVYSDARILLLDEPLAAMGAKEGALILDLVRDLKDRGEVSIIIIAHNYGQILEVCDRINLLQHGTITFDKPTSQTSVQELTDLVVAEYRAARTSRLRPDPSQNARPTPRA; this is encoded by the coding sequence GTGACGGGCTCCGACGCTCCCAACGGCGAGGCCCTCCGGGTCGAGCACCTGGCCAAGCGCTTCGGCGGGGTCACCGCCCTCCGCGACGTCAACCTGCGCCTGGGCAGGGGCGAGGTGCTCGGTCTCATCGGCGACAACGGCGCCGGCAAGTCGACCCTGATCAAGATCATCTGCGGCTTCCACCAGCCCGACGCCGGCAAGCTCTTCGTGGGCGGCGAGGAGGTCGTGCTCAAGTCGGTCGACCATGCCCGCACGCTCGGGATCGACACCGTCTACCAGGACCTGGCCCTGGTCAACGAGCTGAGCGTCTACCACAACATGTTCCTCAACCGGGAGATGGTGCGCTGGCCGCTGCTCAGCAATCGCCGCATGCGGCGGCTGGCCCGGGAGCACCTGGAGGACATGGGGGTGAACATCCCGTCGGTCGAGGACGAGGTGGCCAAGCTGTCGGGCGGCCAGCGCCAGGCGATCGCGGTCGCCCGCTCGGTCTACAGCGACGCCAGGATCCTGCTGCTGGACGAGCCGCTGGCCGCCATGGGGGCCAAGGAGGGCGCCCTCATCCTCGACCTGGTGCGCGACCTCAAGGACCGGGGCGAGGTCTCGATCATCATCATCGCCCACAACTACGGCCAGATCCTCGAGGTCTGCGACCGGATCAACCTCCTCCAGCACGGCACGATCACCTTCGACAAGCCGACCTCCCAGACGTCGGTGCAGGAGCTGACCGACCTGGTCGTGGCCGAGTACCGCGCCGCCCGGACCTCCCGGCTGCGGCCCGACCCCTCCCAGAACGCCCGGCCGACGCCGCGGGCCTAG
- a CDS encoding ABC transporter permease, with translation MSDTVDVAERVEPAPAGRPSRSLPRRVGEAFLRRREASVLVVAVALGVYFASASEAFLTQPNLVNIAQATAPAAIIAAGMVLVLVSGEIDLSVAAVYALAPFNMHYLTDYYSVPILLAIVLALAISAFIGFINGFITVFFRVPSFVTTLGTAYIVIGIVLTTSHAYPAPIPEAATETIRNWFGASDWAHITWCLLIVASFHVLLTRTRWGLHTIAVGGNPLGATEAGIRAGRIKIGNFMMVATLGGFAGMLDAFRINTIDPNLGGGFGIMFTAVSAAVIGGTSLAGGSGTVIGAFLGALVLAELQDGMNLIGISANPYFLILGVAIVVSMIANVYLSRLRRAGRT, from the coding sequence TTGAGCGACACCGTCGACGTCGCCGAGAGGGTCGAGCCGGCTCCGGCCGGCCGGCCCTCCCGCAGCCTGCCGCGGCGGGTCGGCGAGGCGTTCCTGCGCCGGCGCGAGGCCAGCGTCCTCGTGGTCGCGGTCGCCCTCGGCGTCTACTTCGCCTCGGCCTCGGAGGCGTTCCTCACCCAGCCCAACCTGGTCAACATCGCCCAGGCGACCGCGCCGGCGGCGATCATCGCCGCTGGCATGGTGCTGGTGCTGGTCAGCGGCGAGATCGACCTGTCGGTGGCGGCGGTGTACGCGCTGGCCCCGTTCAACATGCACTACCTGACCGACTACTACAGCGTGCCGATCCTGCTGGCGATCGTCCTGGCCCTGGCCATCTCGGCGTTCATCGGCTTCATCAACGGCTTCATCACCGTGTTCTTCAGGGTGCCGTCGTTCGTGACCACCCTGGGCACCGCCTACATCGTCATCGGCATCGTCCTGACGACCTCGCACGCCTACCCGGCCCCGATCCCCGAGGCGGCCACCGAGACGATCCGGAACTGGTTCGGCGCCTCGGACTGGGCCCACATCACCTGGTGCCTGCTGATCGTGGCCTCCTTCCACGTGCTGCTGACCAGGACCCGCTGGGGGCTGCACACGATCGCCGTCGGCGGCAACCCGCTCGGGGCCACCGAGGCGGGGATCCGGGCCGGCCGCATCAAGATCGGCAACTTCATGATGGTGGCCACCCTCGGCGGATTCGCCGGGATGCTGGACGCCTTCCGCATCAACACCATCGACCCCAACCTGGGCGGCGGCTTCGGGATCATGTTCACCGCCGTCTCGGCCGCGGTGATCGGGGGCACCTCCCTGGCCGGCGGCTCCGGCACCGTCATCGGGGCCTTCCTGGGCGCACTCGTCCTGGCCGAGCTGCAGGACGGCATGAACCTCATCGGCATCAGCGCCAACCCGTACTTCCTGATCCTGGGCGTGGCCATCGTCGTCTCGATGATCGCCAACGTGTACCTGTCCAGGCTGCGTCGGGCGGGCCGGACGTGA
- a CDS encoding sugar ABC transporter substrate-binding protein produces MSKVDPVVEQAVDTLGLNRVTRRRLLGGVGLTSASLAASALLAACTGNDDNQSGDAAAATPGDFPSTPKWKFVFVNHVTTNPFFTPTQYGAQDACALLNCEFQWTGSKDSIVAEMVNATNTAISAKADGIALAVVDKDAFKGPVDQALAAGIPVVSYNADGAVDDPGTNRLSYIGQGLYDSGFQLGQRAIASGLDSGEVVGFIATPGALNIQPRIDGASDAIKQSGKSLKFTPVGTNADVTKGLSIIDAYAQGHPDLAGMLAVDAGSTQSVGQVVQKYSMREKNLKVAGGFDLVPETLNAIKGGSLDYTIDQQPYLQGFLPVLYLYMYKLSGGLVFPSETNTGLLFVTKDNVDPYLQTKTRFEGSSTEQQVVERSGAIAG; encoded by the coding sequence ATGTCCAAGGTCGATCCCGTCGTCGAGCAGGCCGTCGACACCCTGGGGCTGAACCGCGTCACCCGGCGCCGGCTGCTGGGTGGCGTCGGCCTGACCAGCGCGTCGCTGGCCGCCTCGGCGCTGCTGGCCGCCTGTACCGGCAACGACGACAACCAGAGCGGCGACGCCGCGGCCGCGACGCCCGGCGACTTCCCCTCGACCCCGAAGTGGAAGTTCGTGTTCGTCAACCACGTCACCACCAACCCGTTCTTCACGCCCACCCAGTACGGCGCCCAGGACGCCTGCGCCCTGCTCAACTGCGAGTTCCAGTGGACGGGGTCCAAGGACTCGATCGTGGCCGAGATGGTGAACGCCACCAACACCGCCATCTCGGCCAAGGCCGACGGGATCGCGCTGGCGGTGGTCGACAAGGACGCCTTCAAGGGCCCGGTCGACCAGGCGCTGGCCGCCGGCATCCCGGTCGTCTCCTACAACGCCGACGGCGCGGTGGACGACCCCGGCACCAACCGCCTCTCCTACATCGGCCAGGGCCTCTACGACTCCGGGTTCCAGCTCGGCCAGCGGGCGATCGCCTCGGGCCTGGACTCCGGCGAGGTGGTCGGCTTCATCGCCACCCCGGGCGCGCTCAACATCCAGCCCCGGATCGACGGCGCCTCCGACGCCATCAAGCAGTCCGGCAAGTCGCTCAAGTTCACCCCGGTCGGCACCAACGCCGACGTGACCAAGGGCCTGTCGATCATCGACGCCTACGCCCAGGGCCACCCGGACCTGGCCGGCATGCTGGCGGTCGACGCCGGCTCGACCCAGTCGGTCGGCCAGGTGGTGCAGAAGTACTCGATGCGGGAGAAGAACCTGAAGGTCGCCGGCGGGTTCGACCTGGTGCCGGAGACGCTGAACGCGATCAAGGGCGGCAGCCTCGACTACACCATCGACCAGCAGCCGTACTTGCAGGGGTTCCTGCCGGTGCTATACCTCTACATGTACAAGCTGTCCGGGGGCCTGGTGTTCCCGTCCGAGACCAACACCGGCCTGCTGTTCGTGACCAAGGACAACGTCGACCCCTACCTGCAGACCAAGACCCGCTTCGAGGGCTCCAGCACCGAGCAGCAGGTGGTGGAGCGTTCCGGAGCGATCGCCGGCTAG